One genomic segment of Helianthus annuus cultivar XRQ/B chromosome 14, HanXRQr2.0-SUNRISE, whole genome shotgun sequence includes these proteins:
- the LOC110906723 gene encoding uncharacterized protein LOC110906723, with protein sequence MNANGFFFFKFADQAGMQKVLTEGPWIIRSQPLFLEVWSPSLKLEKKEVKNVQVWVKLHEVPLAAYTEDGLSLIATTIGVPKALDSFTTSMCVDGWGRSSYARALVEISAESELKEELTIAVPCLDGDGFVKEKVYVEYEWCPHRCGRCCVFGHTLENCPLQPPKVPKDKTQQHKGPGYDRKMKQPVQVTGPSKRQPIVDDDGYTTVQGKKAAKKVGFNVNKPKPKFEYRPVSTNRKDNGKSKSESSNVKSRNPFDVLNEVNAEQGQSSKSAGDGIDDSDEDEVLEGYCEMDDFLMEGTHKVQGASTPSPVVSND encoded by the coding sequence TGAGGGGCCTTGGATTATTCGTTCTCAGCCGTTATTTTTAGAAGTCTGGTCGCCATCGTTAAAGCTTGAGAAAAAAGAAGTGAAAAATGTTCAGGTTTGGGTTAAACTTCATGAGGTTCCTCTAGCGGCGTACACGGAGGATGGTTTAAGTCTAATTGCTACAACGATTGGTGTTCCTAAGGCTTTGGATTCGTTCACCACGTCTATGTGTGTTGATGGTTGGGGTAGAAGCAGCTATGCTCGGGCACTCGTAGAAATCTCAGCAGAATCTGAATTGAAAGAAGAGTTAACGATTGCGGTTCCTTGTCTTGATGGGGATGGGTTTGTTAAGGAGAAGGTCTACGTTGAATATGAATGGTGTCCTCATAGGTGTGGCCGATGTTGTGTCTTCGGGCATACCCTTGAAAATTGTCCTCTGCAGCCTCCTAAGGTGCCAAAAGATAAAACACAACAACATAAGGGTCCGGGTTAtgatagaaagatgaagcagcCGGTTCAGGTTACTGGTCCGTCAAAGAGGCAACCTATTGTGGACGATGATGGGTATACTACTGTGCAAGGTAAGAAGGCAGCGAAAAAAGTGGGTTTTAATGTCAATAAACCGAAACCAAAATTTGAATATCGTCCAGTTTCTACGAATCGGAAAGATAACGGGAAGTCTAAATCGGAATCATCTAATGTGAAGTCTCGAAATCCATTTGATGTTTTGAATGAAGTGAATGCGGAGCAAGGCCAAAGTAGTAAATCGGCTGGAGATGGTATTGACGACTCAGATGAAGACGAGGTGTTGGAAGGTTATTGTGAGATGGACGATTTTCTCATGGAAGGGACGCACAAAGTtcaaggggcaagcactccttctccAGTTGTTTCCAATGATTAG